ATTCTCCGGTCGGATGGGTTTGAGGCTGGTGATATGGAACCGCACGCCGGAGCGCTCGGCGGCCCACTCAGCAAGGATGCGCGTCATGTAGGCCGGATTGATCTTGGTCAGCGTCAGCGAGTTCGCGTGGAGATCGCGTTGCGGATGCTTGAGATAGGGATTGGGGGGCGTCTCAGGCGTGACCGGCACATAGACACCCTCGTGCCTGGCGTTCCAGCTGCGTGTGATCAGCAGCAGATCGAAGAAGGAACGGGCCGACTCGCGTGACAGCTCCTCGCGATGGTGTGCGGCCTGATACAGATTCCAGTCAAGCGAACCGGCCACGATTACCAACCAGAGTCCGAGCACCAGAGACAGCTTGAGCCGGAGCTGGAGAGCGGCGCGCAAGCCACCGCCCCCCTCCTGGACGTTGGCATAGCCTGGCATGCCGACCGCGCCCTGAGACGCTCTCGATGTCACGGAATCGACCTCGCTAACTATTTTCACGTCAGCCGCTTCCTGAGGGGGCCACCGATGGGCGAGTCCCTGCAATAACCCAGAGCCAAAGTGTGAAGTCGGACGGACGAAGCAAACAGGGAGAATCATGCTTGATGCGCACTCGCCGGAGACGCTATAACAGTTCTGAGAACCGTTCGACCGGATCGGCGTCTCGGCATCAGGACGCTGCATTCTTCTGACACGCAAGGAGCCGGTTGCACATGAAGCGCTCGTCGATCGCCATACTGCTGGCAGCCGCCGTATCGGCCGGAATCCTGTCGTGCTTGGAGCCGGGTCCAGCGTCCGAATCCAGCCAGGCTCCACTGGAGCTGGCCACGCCGCCGACGGGAGGGGATTTTACACTGGATTCGGCCGCCGGCCCCGTGCGTTTGAGCGATCTGCGCGGGCAGGCGGTGCTGATCTATTTCGGCTACACGGCCTGCCCAGACATCTGCCCAACCAATCTGGTCTCGATCGCCAAGGCGCTGCGTTCATTGCACCCTGCCGAGTTGGACCGCACGCGCGTGCTCTTCGTCAGCGTCGACCCCGAGCGCGACGATCCTGAACATCTGGCGAGATATGTCGCCTATTTCCATCCCAACGTCCTGGGTCTCACCGGAACGCCCGAGCAGTTGGCCCAGGTCGCCAAACGCTATGGCGCGGCCTATCAACGTGTCGAAGACACCGGCTCGGCCATGGGCTATCTGATCGATCACTCGGCCTTCACCGCTGTCGTCGACCCGAATGGACGCCTGGTCCAGACGCTCGGCCACGCCAGTCCGCCCGAGACGATCCGGGCAGCAATTCGCACGGCGCTCGGCACCGAACCTTGATCCATCACCGGAGACTTTCGAACATGCATGCCATCCGCACCCTGTTTGCCGGCGTACTCCTGTCGGGCGCCAGCCTCACGCTCAGTGCCGCCGGTCTGGAGGTCGGCGATCCCTATGTCCGCGCCGTACCGCCCGGGCAGTCCAACAGTGCCGCCTTCATGTCGTTGCGCAACATCTCGACCGAGGACCAGGCGCTGATCGGTGCCGAGAGTCCGGCCGCCGAGACCGTCGAGCTGCACACCCATGTCGAGGAGAACGGCCTGATGCGCATGCGCCGGATCGGGCGCATCGTGTTACCGGCTGGCGAGACCACGACGCTGGCGCCCGGTGGACTCCATGTCATGCTGATCGGACTCAAGTCCGAGCTGACTCCCGGCCAGAACGTCGAGCTGACCCTGATTCAGGACGACGGCGAGCGTATGGTGATCCAGGCTCCCGTGCGCCGCCTGGAACCCATGCATCACGCGGCGCATTGAGTCCGCACGGGAAACGGTTACGAACTCTTCGAGCCAACGGCGGTCTACCGAACCATCCAGGCACGCCCCCCGGATACCCATGTATCCGGTTTGACCCAGGGGCCAAGCGTCTGATATACATTGCCGGATTTTTTCCCACCCCAACACCCACAGGTCGTTTGTCGATGGCTCGAGACGGCCGCGAACACGAACAGAATTAGGCACTCGCATGAAGAAGACTTGGCTGACAACGGTTTCAGTGGCGGCGGTTTTGGCGAGCGGTCTGGCGCAGGCCGCCGAGGAACTCCAACCGGCAGACCCCGCGCGGGGCGAGACGAAGGCCAACACCATCTGCATGGCGTGCCATGGCCCTCAGGGTAACAGCGTCGTGCCCCTCTGGCCCAAACTCGCCGGCCAGCATCCCGAATACATCATCAAGCAGTTGATGAACTTCAAGGCCGGCGAGCGCTACAACGTCCAGATGACGCCCATGGCGATGCCGCTCACCGAGCAGGAAGTGCTCGATGTGGCCGCCTATTTCTCGACCCAGACCCAGAG
The sequence above is drawn from the Allochromatium vinosum DSM 180 genome and encodes:
- a CDS encoding c-type heme family protein — encoded protein: MPGYANVQEGGGGLRAALQLRLKLSLVLGLWLVIVAGSLDWNLYQAAHHREELSRESARSFFDLLLITRSWNARHEGVYVPVTPETPPNPYLKHPQRDLHANSLTLTKINPAYMTRILAEWAAERSGVRFHITSLKPIRPENAAHPWEVEALRAFEPGAREWRLGHRWGMREAPPRLCPNETWLKDSKSLLC
- a CDS encoding SCO family protein, translating into MKRSSIAILLAAAVSAGILSCLEPGPASESSQAPLELATPPTGGDFTLDSAAGPVRLSDLRGQAVLIYFGYTACPDICPTNLVSIAKALRSLHPAELDRTRVLFVSVDPERDDPEHLARYVAYFHPNVLGLTGTPEQLAQVAKRYGAAYQRVEDTGSAMGYLIDHSAFTAVVDPNGRLVQTLGHASPPETIRAAIRTALGTEP
- a CDS encoding copper chaperone PCu(A)C, encoding MHAIRTLFAGVLLSGASLTLSAAGLEVGDPYVRAVPPGQSNSAAFMSLRNISTEDQALIGAESPAAETVELHTHVEENGLMRMRRIGRIVLPAGETTTLAPGGLHVMLIGLKSELTPGQNVELTLIQDDGERMVIQAPVRRLEPMHHAAH
- a CDS encoding c-type cytochrome; translation: MKKTWLTTVSVAAVLASGLAQAAEELQPADPARGETKANTICMACHGPQGNSVVPLWPKLAGQHPEYIIKQLMNFKAGERYNVQMTPMAMPLTEQEVLDVAAYFSTQTQSGGQADRELAEKGEAIYRAGNPATGVPACSACHGPAGMGQGLSKFPRLSGQHADYVKQTLEYFRKGERANDPNGMMRGVAARMSDQEIAAVSQYIQGLSK